One part of the Archangium lipolyticum genome encodes these proteins:
- a CDS encoding chloride channel protein, with translation MSGEPPLRRLVQVSLQAFNRIHLPGPSVLPVAGAVVGLYSGLAAGIFSNLIGVVSGISFSIARIGNPRHAGSHPLANVWDALARTNWHLEHAITGAPLALGALLLARVIEPGGPRDEVKRRLRLLALLVLGALALYYPLVALTALNRALGHAHSLTETLPHLPWWLFLVAPPLGGLVVGRLLRDYPDIHGHGVPEVVRAVKSNQELSGERGLLKLIASAITIGSGGSAGREGPIVYGGAAFAGTVGHTLGFSRRELAILLACGAGAGISASFNAPIAGAVFAMEIILREFELKVFSPIILASVAGTLVSRGTMGAAPMINRLGYQLVSGGEVIFYAGLGLICGLIAYAFVRLLHHTEDFFGGRVEGKLSAWLGRRPLPQRAALGGLCAGVLAFLSPTVWGSGHDYINLAAIGQLSFIFLVTACGVKLVATAITLGSGGSGGTFFPSAVMGAMAGGAFGTLVHYFFPHGTGPSGAYAMVGMGGAMAALTRGPLTGMMMLYELSGNHAIILPLMVTCTIASALCHYLSERKAPKVQTDAELLATTPVRALMREMEPVPADMHLRPLMDQVLTTESGVLPVLDGDGKLYGIVQVDQFREIWRDEALHPALVASDVARKVPLLTPDTDLAQALHLMDLEDVDALPVQGPPGSQTHGLLTRALVRRFLSARHANQHARGEHIVAPTEATN, from the coding sequence ATGAGTGGCGAGCCCCCGCTTCGGCGCCTGGTGCAGGTCTCCCTACAAGCCTTCAATCGGATCCACCTCCCAGGCCCCTCGGTACTCCCGGTGGCCGGGGCGGTGGTGGGCCTCTACAGCGGGCTGGCGGCGGGCATCTTCTCCAACCTCATCGGGGTGGTGAGCGGCATCTCCTTCAGCATCGCGCGCATCGGCAACCCGCGGCACGCGGGCTCGCACCCACTGGCCAACGTGTGGGACGCGCTGGCCCGGACGAACTGGCACCTCGAGCACGCCATCACCGGCGCCCCGCTGGCCCTGGGCGCGCTGCTGCTCGCGCGCGTCATCGAGCCCGGCGGCCCCCGTGACGAGGTGAAACGCCGGCTGCGCCTGCTGGCCCTGCTGGTGCTGGGCGCGCTCGCCCTCTACTACCCGCTGGTGGCGCTCACCGCGCTCAACCGTGCCCTGGGCCACGCCCACAGCCTCACCGAGACCCTGCCCCACCTGCCCTGGTGGCTCTTCCTCGTGGCCCCGCCGCTGGGTGGCCTGGTGGTGGGACGGCTGCTGCGCGACTACCCGGACATCCATGGCCACGGCGTGCCCGAGGTGGTGCGCGCGGTGAAGAGCAACCAGGAGCTGTCCGGAGAGCGGGGCCTGCTCAAGCTGATCGCCAGCGCCATCACCATCGGCAGTGGAGGCTCGGCCGGGCGCGAGGGCCCCATCGTCTATGGAGGCGCGGCCTTCGCCGGAACCGTGGGCCACACCCTGGGCTTCTCCCGGCGCGAGCTGGCCATCCTGCTGGCGTGCGGCGCGGGCGCGGGCATCTCCGCCTCCTTCAACGCCCCCATCGCCGGAGCCGTCTTCGCGATGGAGATCATCCTGCGCGAGTTCGAGCTGAAGGTCTTCTCGCCCATCATCCTCGCCAGCGTGGCGGGCACGCTGGTGAGCCGGGGCACCATGGGGGCGGCGCCGATGATCAACCGGCTCGGCTACCAGCTGGTGAGCGGCGGCGAGGTCATCTTCTACGCGGGGCTGGGGCTCATCTGCGGGCTCATCGCGTACGCCTTCGTGCGGCTGCTGCACCACACGGAGGACTTCTTCGGCGGGCGGGTGGAAGGGAAGCTGTCGGCGTGGCTGGGGCGGCGCCCGCTGCCGCAGCGCGCGGCCCTCGGCGGGTTGTGCGCGGGCGTGCTCGCCTTCCTCAGCCCCACCGTGTGGGGCAGCGGGCACGACTACATCAACCTGGCCGCCATCGGGCAGTTGAGCTTCATCTTCCTCGTCACCGCGTGCGGGGTGAAGCTGGTGGCCACCGCCATCACCCTGGGCTCGGGCGGCTCGGGCGGCACCTTCTTCCCCTCGGCGGTGATGGGCGCCATGGCCGGCGGCGCCTTCGGCACCCTGGTGCACTACTTCTTCCCCCACGGCACCGGGCCCAGCGGCGCCTACGCCATGGTGGGCATGGGCGGAGCCATGGCCGCGCTCACCCGTGGGCCCCTCACCGGGATGATGATGCTCTACGAGCTGAGCGGCAATCACGCCATCATCCTGCCGCTCATGGTGACGTGCACCATCGCCTCGGCGCTCTGCCACTACCTCTCCGAGCGCAAGGCGCCCAAGGTGCAGACGGACGCGGAGCTGCTGGCCACCACCCCGGTGCGCGCGTTGATGCGCGAGATGGAGCCCGTGCCAGCCGACATGCACCTGCGCCCCCTGATGGACCAGGTGCTCACCACCGAGAGCGGCGTGCTGCCCGTGCTCGATGGAGACGGGAAGCTGTACGGCATCGTCCAGGTGGACCAGTTCCGGGAGATCTGGCGCGACGAGGCCCTGCACCCGGCGCTCGTCGCCAGCGATGTCGCGCGCAAGGTGCCCCTGCTCACGCCGGACACGGACCTGGCCCAGGCGCTCCACCTGATGGACCTGGAGGACGTGGACGCCCTGCCCGTGCAGGGACCTCCGGGGAGCCAGACCCACGGGCTGCTGACGCGCGCGCTCGTGCGCCGGTTCCTCTCCGCGCGCCACGCGAACCAGCACGCCCGCGGCGAGCACATCGTGGCGCCCACCGAGGCCACGAACTGA
- a CDS encoding DUF1109 domain-containing protein: protein MTPECTRVLDSLGQPLPPELAAHVSTCAECRALQEGFGALEGMPPPTPAAPALESTRTQVLEELKAHPRATPWWHEVLVLVGVYGGVTVLGALGLSRVGLFLNTAASWVVAGLAALLLLMMVGGAVVALAPARRVAWGLVGTSAAVVALSVVLGGSGLAVKGFLAGSIGCMRMHLLLSALPLVAALVMLRRSAYHPARSVAAGLSAGAVGLLLLHVHCPDGSARHLAASHVGPWLLLGVLALLVRARLPNQNHAP from the coding sequence ATGACCCCCGAGTGCACACGCGTCCTGGACAGCCTGGGGCAGCCGCTTCCGCCGGAGCTGGCCGCCCATGTGAGCACGTGCGCCGAGTGCCGCGCGCTACAGGAGGGCTTCGGCGCGTTGGAGGGCATGCCGCCCCCCACCCCGGCGGCTCCGGCGCTGGAGTCGACACGTACCCAGGTCCTGGAGGAGCTGAAGGCCCATCCCAGGGCGACCCCCTGGTGGCACGAGGTGCTGGTGCTGGTGGGCGTGTACGGAGGGGTGACGGTGCTCGGAGCCCTGGGGCTCAGCCGGGTGGGCCTGTTCCTCAACACGGCCGCCTCCTGGGTGGTGGCGGGGCTGGCCGCGCTCCTGCTGCTGATGATGGTGGGAGGAGCGGTGGTGGCGCTGGCGCCGGCGCGGCGGGTGGCCTGGGGCCTGGTGGGGACGAGCGCGGCGGTGGTGGCGCTGTCGGTGGTGCTGGGCGGCTCGGGACTCGCGGTGAAGGGCTTCCTCGCGGGGAGCATCGGGTGCATGCGGATGCACCTGCTGCTGTCGGCGCTACCGCTGGTGGCGGCCCTGGTGATGCTGCGGCGCTCGGCCTACCACCCGGCCCGGTCGGTGGCCGCGGGACTCTCCGCCGGAGCGGTGGGCCTGCTGCTGCTGCACGTGCACTGTCCGGACGGGAGCGCGCGGCACCTGGCGGCCTCGCACGTGGGGCCCTGGCTGCTGCTGGGAGTCCTCGCCCTGCTGGTGCGAGCCCGCCTCCCCAACCAGAATCACGCCCCCTGA
- a CDS encoding RNA polymerase sigma factor, whose product MTRFSQGDARAFDALFQRYARPIHGYLARLTGSTAAAEDLSQQTFLSLVRARGRFQEGSRVKPWLYAIATNAARDWQRRKRPEDLTEEGELPASVPVEEPAPRDAGLERTVQRALAELPEGQRVPIVLHRFEGMSFAEIAESMGLTESAVKVRAHRGYARLRELLTALREETSG is encoded by the coding sequence ATGACGCGGTTCTCCCAGGGCGACGCACGGGCCTTCGATGCCCTCTTCCAGCGCTACGCGAGGCCGATCCACGGCTACCTGGCGCGGCTGACGGGCAGCACCGCCGCGGCGGAGGACCTGTCCCAGCAGACGTTCCTGTCCCTGGTGAGGGCGCGAGGGCGCTTCCAGGAGGGCTCGCGGGTGAAGCCGTGGCTGTACGCCATCGCCACCAACGCGGCCCGGGACTGGCAGCGGCGCAAGCGGCCCGAGGACCTGACGGAAGAAGGCGAGCTGCCGGCCAGCGTGCCCGTGGAGGAGCCGGCCCCCCGTGACGCGGGGCTCGAGCGCACGGTGCAGCGGGCCCTGGCGGAGCTGCCCGAGGGCCAGCGCGTCCCCATCGTCCTGCACCGCTTCGAGGGGATGAGCTTCGCGGAGATCGCCGAGTCGATGGGACTGACGGAGTCGGCGGTGAAGGTGCGGGCCCACCGGGGCTACGCGCGGCTGCGCGAGCTGCTGACCGCCCTGCGCGAGGAGACGAGCGGATGA
- a CDS encoding acyl-CoA desaturase — translation MCLFVFYTGARPVDVAVCVGLYVFRMWGITAGYHRYFSHRAFKAGRGFQFFLALAGTLATQKGVLWWAAHHRHHHRYSDHEQDIHSPLQKGFWWSHAGWILCDKYGATRYDSIKDFARFPELVWLNRLFIVPPVLLAVALFFIGGFSMLVWGFFVSTVLLWHGTFTINSLSHVFGKRRYKTTDTSKNNWLLALITLGEGWHNNHHFHQNTANQGWFWWEVDLSYYSLKVLSWVGLVSDLRTPSEQTKYSYLKYTAEERAALNAPVRIPWFAPVAARKKAAEEKMKAAEEKVREALAAAADSLPSSAPSPQALLKRQ, via the coding sequence ATGTGCCTCTTCGTGTTCTACACGGGGGCCAGGCCGGTGGATGTCGCCGTATGCGTGGGCCTGTACGTCTTCCGGATGTGGGGCATCACCGCCGGCTACCACCGCTACTTCAGCCACCGCGCCTTCAAGGCGGGCCGTGGCTTCCAGTTCTTCCTGGCGCTGGCCGGCACCCTGGCGACGCAGAAGGGTGTCCTCTGGTGGGCGGCGCACCACCGGCACCACCACCGCTACTCGGACCATGAGCAGGACATCCACTCGCCCCTGCAGAAGGGCTTCTGGTGGAGCCACGCCGGGTGGATCCTCTGCGACAAGTACGGTGCGACGCGCTACGACAGCATCAAGGACTTCGCGCGCTTCCCGGAGCTGGTGTGGCTCAACCGGCTCTTCATCGTGCCGCCCGTGCTGCTGGCCGTGGCCCTCTTCTTCATCGGCGGCTTCTCCATGCTGGTGTGGGGCTTCTTCGTGAGCACCGTGCTGCTGTGGCACGGCACCTTCACCATCAACTCGCTCAGCCACGTGTTCGGCAAGCGCCGCTACAAGACGACGGACACCAGCAAGAACAACTGGCTGCTGGCGCTCATCACCCTGGGCGAGGGCTGGCACAACAACCACCACTTCCACCAGAACACCGCCAACCAGGGCTGGTTCTGGTGGGAGGTGGACCTGAGCTACTACTCGCTCAAGGTGCTCTCCTGGGTGGGCCTGGTGAGCGACCTGCGCACCCCGTCCGAGCAGACGAAGTACTCCTACCTGAAGTACACGGCGGAGGAGCGCGCGGCGCTCAACGCCCCGGTGCGCATCCCCTGGTTCGCCCCCGTGGCCGCCCGGAAGAAGGCCGCCGAGGAGAAGATGAAGGCCGCCGAGGAGAAGGTGCGCGAGGCGCTGGCCGCCGCGGCCGACAGCCTGCCCTCCTCCGCGCCGTCCCCCCAGGCGCTCCTCAAGCGCCAGTAG
- a CDS encoding site-2 protease family protein: MLRFRLGGIPVDVHLSHLLFSALLGVLMVRDMPALDPRTLDPSTWMLDPTVWPYHQLQSPGPDYGRTAMWVALSWMFIIFVSALVHEAGHALALRVFGYRPSIELVWLGGATRPNASAPIPWNRLVLITAAGPLSGLALGLAALLLRQYGLSPDAQVPRFLLAWFFVANLFWTLFNLIPVPTLDGGTIVSTLATRLLGKTGFMGAQLLALVVCVAVVAFAVVQPAPVLGLLFGIYGYQALRLLMATSRGELKVSSGVAPEPLVRELQQAQVALAQGRLDEARQHGLSVLDAEDCTPDLASRAHHLLGWVALKNGQGRTALDHFSQVHRRPVETHALAAAFSLLGDELRALSLWELAWQETRDRTVLHEYAGALIRAGRVQHALRLPGVDPEAAFTCAGRTLFIRGAYSEAARIAEEGLTHAPVARLAYDAACAHARARHKDDAMRMLHRATSLGFQDADYAASDEDLAPLHGHLDFEQWLMGLQKSASA; the protein is encoded by the coding sequence ATGCTGCGCTTCCGGCTCGGGGGCATCCCCGTCGACGTCCACCTCTCGCACCTGCTCTTCTCCGCCCTGCTGGGCGTCCTGATGGTGCGGGACATGCCGGCGCTGGACCCGAGAACGTTGGATCCGAGCACCTGGATGCTGGACCCGACCGTCTGGCCCTACCACCAGCTCCAGTCCCCTGGCCCCGACTATGGCCGTACGGCGATGTGGGTCGCCCTCTCGTGGATGTTCATCATCTTCGTGTCGGCGCTCGTCCATGAGGCGGGCCACGCGCTGGCGCTCCGGGTGTTCGGCTACCGGCCGAGCATCGAGCTGGTCTGGCTGGGCGGCGCCACCCGGCCCAACGCCTCCGCCCCCATCCCCTGGAACAGGCTGGTGCTCATCACCGCGGCGGGGCCCCTGTCCGGGCTGGCGCTGGGCCTGGCGGCGCTGCTCCTGCGGCAATACGGGCTGTCCCCGGACGCCCAGGTGCCGCGCTTCCTGCTCGCCTGGTTCTTCGTGGCCAACCTCTTCTGGACGCTCTTCAACCTCATCCCCGTCCCTACATTGGATGGCGGCACCATCGTGAGCACCCTGGCCACCCGGCTCCTCGGGAAGACGGGCTTCATGGGGGCGCAGCTGCTGGCCCTCGTGGTGTGCGTCGCGGTGGTGGCCTTCGCCGTGGTCCAGCCGGCCCCCGTGCTCGGCCTCCTCTTCGGTATCTATGGATACCAGGCGCTGCGGCTGTTGATGGCCACCTCGCGAGGAGAGCTCAAGGTGTCCTCGGGCGTGGCGCCGGAGCCGCTGGTGCGGGAGCTGCAACAGGCCCAGGTGGCCCTGGCCCAGGGACGGCTGGACGAGGCGCGCCAGCACGGCCTCTCCGTGCTGGACGCGGAGGACTGCACCCCGGACCTGGCCTCGCGCGCCCACCACCTGCTGGGCTGGGTGGCCCTCAAGAATGGACAGGGCCGCACGGCGCTGGACCACTTCTCCCAGGTGCATCGCCGTCCGGTGGAGACCCACGCCCTGGCCGCGGCCTTCTCCCTGCTGGGTGACGAGCTCCGAGCGCTCTCCCTGTGGGAGCTGGCCTGGCAGGAGACGCGGGACAGGACCGTCCTGCACGAGTACGCGGGCGCGCTCATCCGCGCCGGCCGCGTGCAGCACGCGCTGCGGTTGCCGGGCGTGGACCCGGAGGCGGCCTTCACCTGCGCCGGGCGGACCCTCTTCATCCGGGGGGCCTACTCGGAGGCGGCTCGCATCGCCGAGGAGGGCCTCACCCACGCGCCCGTCGCCCGCCTGGCCTACGACGCGGCGTGCGCCCATGCCCGGGCGCGTCACAAGGATGACGCAATGCGCATGCTGCATCGCGCCACCTCGCTCGGCTTCCAGGATGCCGACTACGCGGCCTCCGACGAGGACCTCGCTCCTCTGCACGGCCACCTGGATTTCGAGCAGTGGTTGATGGGGCTCCAGAAATCCGCGTCCGCCTGA
- the dusB gene encoding tRNA dihydrouridine synthase DusB — MLRIGPYTLPNPFILAPMAGVSERPFRVIAFRMGAALCPTELVSSQGLMRTNQRTLKYLRFDPEVERPYCLQIFGGDPESMARAAVIGKQYGAQMIDINMGCPVKKVTKNGAGSALLCEPDRGAALVREIHAATGLPVTCKIRSGWDEHTRNYLQVAGKLFEAGCAALAIHPRTRAQGYSGKADWSVIADLKRHFPDRPIIGNGDVKTPADARRMLETTGCDFVMIGRGALGNPWIFRELHGGPPPTPEERCELVLEHLAAHMEFVGDALGAVRSFRKHLAWYAHGLRGAATFRSEVNLLDSPEAVRDSVRRFFVSAGFDPNAPEEEQDVDYRAALG, encoded by the coding sequence ATGCTTCGCATCGGTCCCTACACGCTGCCCAACCCCTTCATCCTCGCCCCCATGGCCGGGGTGAGCGAGCGGCCCTTCCGCGTCATCGCCTTCCGCATGGGGGCCGCGCTCTGCCCCACCGAGCTGGTGAGCTCCCAGGGCCTCATGCGCACCAACCAGCGCACCCTCAAGTACCTGCGCTTCGATCCCGAGGTGGAGCGGCCCTACTGCCTCCAGATTTTCGGTGGGGACCCGGAGTCCATGGCGCGCGCCGCCGTCATCGGCAAGCAGTACGGGGCGCAGATGATCGACATCAACATGGGCTGCCCGGTGAAGAAGGTGACCAAGAACGGCGCCGGCAGCGCCCTGCTGTGCGAGCCGGACCGGGGCGCGGCCCTCGTGCGGGAGATCCACGCGGCCACCGGTCTGCCCGTCACCTGTAAAATCCGCTCGGGCTGGGACGAGCACACCCGCAACTACCTCCAGGTGGCCGGGAAGCTCTTCGAGGCCGGCTGCGCCGCGCTCGCCATCCACCCGCGCACCCGCGCCCAGGGCTACTCGGGCAAGGCGGACTGGAGCGTCATCGCCGACCTCAAGCGTCACTTCCCGGACAGGCCCATCATCGGCAACGGCGACGTGAAGACGCCCGCCGACGCGCGCCGGATGCTGGAGACCACCGGGTGCGACTTCGTGATGATCGGCCGCGGCGCGCTGGGCAACCCGTGGATCTTCCGCGAGCTGCACGGGGGTCCGCCCCCCACTCCAGAGGAGCGCTGCGAGCTGGTGCTCGAGCACCTCGCCGCGCACATGGAGTTCGTGGGCGATGCGCTCGGCGCGGTGCGCTCCTTCCGCAAGCACCTGGCCTGGTACGCCCACGGCCTGCGCGGGGCCGCCACCTTCCGCTCCGAGGTCAACCTGCTCGACTCCCCCGAGGCGGTGCGCGACTCGGTGCGGCGCTTCTTCGTCTCCGCCGGGTTCGACCCGAATGCCCCGGAGGAGGAGCAGGATGTCGACTACCGCGCGGCGCTCGGCTGA
- a CDS encoding glycoside hydrolase family 1 protein, with product MSAHETTFPPDFTFGVATAAYQVEGGIENDWAEWERAGKLKDPHMRCARAVDHWNRYEEDYGLALDVGATAFRMSLEWARIEPERGRVDGAVLEAYRERLLRMKARGLRPVVTLHHFTHPTWFHRDTPWHRPGSVEAFRAYVRACAPLLKGLDALVISLNEPMVLLLGGYLQGLIPPGIADGPKTMAAMENLVRAHVAAREELLAVLGRVELGISQNMLAFAPDRWWHPLDRALARLGAQAYNHAFHEALVSGRLRVNMPGIGSTRVDVPGARDSCEFIGMNYYTRAHLRFIPRPPFIDFKYRDTRGRGLTDIGWELWPEGFGQILGELGRYGLPIWVTENGVDDRDGQRRPAYVHTHLQQVLAARARGLDVRGYLYWSLLDNFEWLEGWGPRFGLYHVDFETLERRPTPACRYFKEIATTRRLVPPEAVLSGPEAPPPPAVAQPSAAR from the coding sequence ATGAGTGCTCACGAGACGACCTTCCCGCCGGACTTCACCTTCGGGGTGGCCACGGCCGCGTACCAGGTGGAGGGTGGCATCGAGAACGACTGGGCCGAGTGGGAGCGCGCGGGGAAGCTGAAGGACCCGCACATGCGCTGCGCCCGGGCGGTGGACCACTGGAACCGCTACGAGGAGGACTACGGCCTGGCGCTGGACGTGGGGGCCACCGCCTTCCGCATGTCGCTCGAGTGGGCGCGCATCGAGCCGGAGCGAGGGCGCGTGGACGGCGCGGTGCTCGAGGCCTACCGCGAGCGGCTGCTGCGGATGAAGGCGCGCGGCCTGCGCCCCGTGGTGACGCTGCACCACTTCACCCACCCCACCTGGTTCCACCGCGACACGCCCTGGCACCGGCCCGGGAGCGTGGAGGCCTTCCGCGCCTACGTGCGTGCCTGCGCCCCTCTTCTCAAGGGGTTGGATGCACTCGTCATCTCCCTGAACGAGCCCATGGTGCTGCTGCTGGGCGGCTACCTCCAGGGCCTCATTCCCCCCGGAATCGCGGACGGACCGAAGACGATGGCCGCCATGGAGAACCTGGTGCGTGCCCACGTGGCCGCGCGCGAGGAGCTGCTCGCGGTGCTCGGCCGGGTGGAGCTGGGCATCTCGCAGAACATGCTGGCCTTCGCGCCAGACCGGTGGTGGCACCCGCTGGACCGGGCGCTCGCACGTCTGGGTGCCCAGGCCTACAACCACGCCTTCCACGAGGCCCTGGTGTCCGGCCGGCTCCGGGTGAACATGCCTGGCATCGGCTCCACCCGGGTGGACGTCCCCGGCGCGCGCGACTCGTGCGAGTTCATCGGGATGAACTATTACACCCGCGCCCACCTGCGCTTCATCCCGCGCCCCCCCTTCATCGACTTCAAGTACCGGGACACGCGGGGCCGGGGCCTCACCGACATCGGCTGGGAGCTGTGGCCCGAGGGCTTCGGCCAGATTCTCGGCGAGCTCGGGCGCTACGGGCTGCCCATCTGGGTGACGGAGAACGGCGTCGACGACCGCGACGGGCAGCGGAGGCCCGCCTACGTCCACACCCACCTGCAACAGGTGCTCGCCGCGCGGGCCCGGGGCCTGGACGTGCGCGGCTACCTCTATTGGAGCCTCCTGGACAACTTCGAGTGGCTGGAGGGCTGGGGGCCGCGCTTCGGCCTCTACCACGTCGACTTCGAGACCCTGGAGCGCCGCCCCACTCCGGCCTGCCGCTACTTCAAGGAGATCGCCACCACCCGGCGGCTCGTCCCACCCGAGGCCGTGCTCTCCGGCCCCGAGGCCCCACCCCCACCCGCCGTGGCTCAGCCGAGCGCCGCGCGGTAG
- a CDS encoding NFACT RNA binding domain-containing protein — MSLRPSELEQVVAEVGSRLAGAVVQKAWCPLPRLAYLEMRVPGRSFLLCLCAEGELARLSVAEERFPTPGEPAPFQRWLRQELVGLKLAGASWAEAERVVALDFQSEDTRRRLVLELGAPGGLLLLTENGRVLMLSGEGLAQRRSLHPGAQWAPPEPLPAEALLRAKAAPSRLSPLPSDFAPYAEAAERVLGPKDKTSRAEAIRRRLALPYRARLKRSGRTLEKVRAEAARGPEAEKHRQLGELLTQNLYRLKRGATEVTLTAYTESGMEEVQVKLDPKRTPKEEADWHFHQYRRLLRGVEHARQREAELAREVGHAEAALKQLEALDEASLLAQAEVLHLAAGEEGPPEARPFKEYVGHGGHRIWVGKGGEDNDTLTFKVARPYHLWLHARGLPGSHVVVPLEKGAEVAQEVLLDAAHLALHHSGAKGEPRGEVSWVPVKFVKKVKGGAHGQVLYTREKTLVVRVEPERLERLLKTRGGEAPPGT, encoded by the coding sequence GTGTCTCTGCGTCCCTCGGAGTTGGAGCAGGTGGTGGCGGAGGTGGGCTCGCGGCTGGCGGGCGCGGTGGTGCAGAAGGCCTGGTGCCCGTTGCCGCGCCTCGCCTACCTGGAGATGCGGGTGCCCGGGAGATCCTTCCTCCTGTGCCTGTGCGCGGAGGGGGAACTCGCCCGGCTCTCGGTGGCCGAGGAGCGCTTCCCCACGCCCGGAGAGCCGGCGCCCTTCCAGCGCTGGCTGCGGCAGGAACTGGTGGGCCTGAAGCTGGCCGGCGCCTCGTGGGCGGAGGCGGAGCGCGTGGTGGCTCTGGACTTCCAGAGCGAGGACACCCGGCGGCGGCTGGTGCTGGAGCTGGGCGCGCCGGGGGGGCTCCTGCTGCTGACGGAGAACGGCCGGGTGCTGATGCTCTCCGGCGAGGGGCTGGCGCAGCGGCGATCGCTGCACCCGGGGGCGCAGTGGGCGCCGCCGGAGCCGCTACCCGCCGAAGCGCTCCTCCGGGCGAAGGCCGCTCCCTCGCGCCTCTCGCCCCTTCCCAGCGACTTCGCTCCCTACGCGGAGGCCGCCGAGCGCGTCCTGGGACCGAAGGACAAGACGAGCCGCGCGGAGGCCATCCGCCGGAGGCTGGCGCTGCCGTACCGGGCACGCCTCAAGCGCTCGGGGCGCACGCTGGAGAAGGTGCGCGCGGAGGCGGCGCGGGGCCCGGAGGCCGAGAAGCACCGGCAGCTGGGCGAGCTGCTCACCCAGAACCTCTACCGCCTGAAGCGGGGCGCCACCGAGGTGACGCTCACCGCGTACACCGAGTCGGGCATGGAGGAGGTTCAGGTGAAGCTGGACCCGAAGCGGACGCCGAAGGAGGAGGCGGACTGGCACTTCCACCAGTACCGGCGCCTGCTGAGGGGTGTGGAGCACGCGAGGCAGCGCGAGGCGGAGCTGGCGCGGGAGGTGGGGCACGCGGAGGCGGCGCTGAAGCAGCTCGAGGCGTTGGACGAGGCCTCGCTGCTGGCGCAGGCGGAGGTGCTGCACCTGGCGGCCGGAGAGGAGGGCCCGCCGGAGGCCCGGCCCTTCAAGGAGTACGTGGGGCATGGGGGCCACCGCATCTGGGTGGGGAAGGGGGGCGAGGACAACGACACGCTCACCTTCAAGGTGGCGAGGCCCTACCACCTGTGGCTGCACGCGCGGGGGCTGCCGGGCAGCCATGTGGTGGTTCCCCTGGAGAAGGGCGCGGAGGTGGCGCAGGAGGTGCTATTGGACGCGGCGCACCTGGCGCTGCACCACTCGGGAGCCAAGGGCGAGCCGCGCGGCGAGGTGAGCTGGGTGCCGGTGAAGTTCGTGAAGAAGGTGAAGGGTGGGGCGCACGGCCAGGTGCTCTACACCCGGGAGAAGACGCTGGTGGTGCGCGTGGAGCCGGAGCGGTTGGAGCGGCTGTTGAAGACGCGTGGGGGCGAGGCGCCGCCCGGCACATGA
- a CDS encoding YkgJ family cysteine cluster protein, which translates to MSGPSPQGPVCARCPVVLGTSCCEVKEGEHLATLTRADAERIAEHTGLAPRRFLAEEYLTEGEAADYEARRPLYRGYFRRSPVRLTLATRAGACVFHEKGRGCGLPADVRPVACRLYPFERWPDGNWSVQMGRYGDLAEARAGGGACLAVEESEGMEEVLVAFGTNRETVERLGDQLAEEARAHGRG; encoded by the coding sequence ATGAGTGGACCGTCCCCCCAGGGCCCGGTGTGTGCCCGCTGTCCGGTGGTGCTGGGCACCTCGTGCTGCGAGGTGAAGGAGGGCGAGCACCTGGCCACCCTCACCCGGGCGGACGCGGAGCGCATCGCCGAGCACACGGGGCTCGCGCCCCGGCGCTTCCTGGCCGAGGAGTACCTCACCGAGGGAGAAGCGGCGGACTACGAGGCGCGCCGTCCTCTATACCGTGGTTACTTCCGCCGGAGCCCGGTGCGGCTGACGCTGGCCACACGCGCGGGGGCGTGCGTCTTCCACGAGAAGGGCCGGGGGTGTGGCCTGCCCGCGGACGTGCGGCCGGTGGCCTGCCGGCTCTACCCCTTCGAGCGCTGGCCCGACGGGAACTGGAGCGTGCAGATGGGACGTTACGGTGACCTGGCCGAGGCCCGGGCGGGCGGAGGGGCGTGTCTCGCGGTGGAGGAGTCCGAGGGGATGGAGGAGGTGCTGGTGGCCTTCGGGACGAACCGGGAGACGGTGGAGCGGCTCGGGGATCAGCTGGCGGAGGAGGCGAGGGCTCACGGTCGGGGTTGA